In the genome of cyanobacterium endosymbiont of Braarudosphaera bigelowii, one region contains:
- the ychF gene encoding redox-regulated ATPase YchF, which produces MLKAGIVGLPNVGKSTLFNALVANAKADAANFPFCTIEPNVGLVSVPDKRLEILAELSKSEKILPTRIEFVDIAGLVKGAAQGEGLGNQFLANIREVDAIVHVVRCFDNDDIIHVSGSVNPMRDIETINLELILADLSQVEKRLNRLKKQKNSQKEEQEEISVLEKFIIQLNQGMPARDLELTEEEKILAKPLELLTLKPVIYATNVSEDDLSSENNWVKEVKKIASTSHAKVVVVSAQVESELIEISDEEKLEFLNALGVNESGLKLLIKAVYDLLGLRTYLTTGPKETRAWTIHAGMKAPQAAGVIHSDFEKGFIRAETVSYEDLVSYKTITLAKEQGLVRSEGKDYIVQEGDVILFRFNV; this is translated from the coding sequence ATGCTAAAAGCTGGAATAGTTGGACTCCCTAATGTTGGTAAATCGACATTATTTAATGCTTTAGTCGCTAATGCTAAAGCAGATGCAGCAAACTTTCCCTTTTGTACTATTGAACCTAACGTAGGCCTAGTATCTGTTCCTGATAAAAGATTAGAAATTTTAGCTGAACTTTCCAAGTCAGAAAAAATTCTACCCACTCGTATTGAATTTGTAGATATTGCCGGATTAGTCAAAGGTGCCGCACAGGGAGAAGGTCTCGGGAATCAATTTTTAGCTAATATTCGTGAAGTAGATGCCATAGTTCATGTTGTACGTTGTTTTGATAATGATGATATTATTCATGTATCAGGTTCTGTAAATCCAATGAGAGATATTGAAACTATCAATCTAGAATTAATTTTGGCTGATCTTTCTCAAGTCGAAAAACGTTTAAATAGATTAAAGAAACAAAAAAATAGTCAGAAAGAAGAACAGGAAGAAATATCTGTTTTAGAAAAGTTTATTATCCAGCTTAATCAAGGTATGCCGGCCCGTGATTTAGAACTAACAGAAGAGGAAAAAATATTAGCTAAGCCTTTAGAATTACTTACCCTTAAACCGGTTATCTATGCTACTAATGTATCTGAAGATGATTTAAGTTCAGAAAATAATTGGGTAAAAGAAGTAAAAAAAATTGCTTCTACTAGTCATGCAAAAGTGGTAGTAGTATCTGCTCAAGTAGAGTCAGAGCTAATAGAAATTTCAGATGAAGAAAAATTAGAGTTTTTAAATGCCTTAGGAGTAAATGAGAGTGGCTTAAAGCTTTTAATCAAAGCAGTTTATGACTTGCTTGGATTAAGAACATATTTAACTACTGGACCTAAAGAAACTCGTGCTTGGACTATTCATGCTGGTATGAAAGCACCTCAAGCTGCAGGTGTAATTCATTCAGACTTTGAGAAAGGATTTATTCGTGCTGAGACTGTCTCTTACGAAGATTTAGTATCTTACAAAACTATTACTTTAGCAAAAGAACAAGGCTTAGTCAGAAG
- the crtB gene encoding 15-cis-phytoene synthase CrtB: MLQIPKTPQTPKALNSVVEAYERCRRITQKYSKTFYLGTLLMPPKKRCAIWALYVWCRRTDELVDGAQANFTTPETLQKWENNLEYLFAGYPLDDEDVALVDTLRNFPIEIAPFKDMIAGQKMDLYRNRYQTFEELKLYCYRVAGTVGLMSNAVLGIEEYPSIVPWEIKSKRSIPKEEAIALGIANQLTNILRDIGEDAQRGRIYLPLEDLERFKYTEEDLFNGVIDDRWKNLMNFQIQRARQYYKDAERGIRVLSRDSRWPVWSALMLYQGILDMIEANEYDVFSKRAFVPNFKKIMYLPIAWLRAQTL, from the coding sequence ATGCTACAAATCCCTAAAACTCCCCAAACCCCAAAAGCCCTAAATTCTGTCGTAGAGGCTTATGAACGCTGTCGTCGAATTACTCAGAAATATTCTAAAACTTTTTACTTAGGAACATTATTAATGCCACCTAAGAAAAGATGCGCAATTTGGGCTCTCTACGTTTGGTGCCGACGTACTGATGAATTAGTTGATGGAGCTCAGGCTAATTTCACAACACCAGAAACCTTGCAAAAATGGGAAAATAATTTAGAGTATTTATTTGCAGGTTATCCCTTAGATGACGAAGATGTTGCCTTAGTTGATACATTGAGAAATTTTCCGATAGAAATCGCTCCCTTCAAGGATATGATAGCAGGTCAAAAGATGGATTTATATCGTAATCGCTATCAAACTTTTGAGGAACTTAAGCTCTACTGTTACCGTGTCGCAGGTACAGTAGGACTTATGTCTAATGCAGTTCTAGGTATCGAAGAATATCCCTCTATCGTCCCTTGGGAAATAAAATCTAAACGAAGTATTCCTAAAGAAGAGGCAATTGCCCTAGGTATTGCTAATCAATTAACAAATATACTGAGGGATATCGGAGAAGATGCTCAAAGAGGACGAATTTATTTACCTTTAGAAGATTTGGAACGTTTTAAATATACTGAAGAAGATTTATTTAATGGGGTAATAGATGATCGTTGGAAAAATTTAATGAATTTTCAAATTCAAAGAGCTCGACAATACTATAAAGATGCTGAACGTGGCATTAGAGTCTTATCTAGAGACTCTCGTTGGCCTGTCTGGTCAGCTTTAATGCTTTATCAAGGTATCCTAGATATGATTGAAGCTAATGAATATGATGTATTTTCCAAACGTGCTTTTGTTCCAAATTTCAAAAAAATTATGTATTTGCCTATTGCTTGGTTAAGAGCTCAAACACTTTAA
- a CDS encoding MlaD family protein: MRTLQEGSVGLFVIFGLTIFGGLVLWLRGGVLGQRTYQFFANFKNVSGLQVGAPIRYRGVTVGKILGLQPNSNGVRVILEISSNQLRIPKDSNVQINRYGLIGEASVDITPSHNLSEQELNIDPISEKCMKERQILCNNDEVVGKTGSQLVEALTRLSNAYSDPKFIGDVNSAVRNVSKAGDRIAILSQEVTKLSEVARGQIDGVGDAIRNADQAAQDASKLIRNVDSVIVENRTNVDRTIQGAANLTNNLNNLVEENRESIVNTLNSIEQTSDQIRLLAINFGVTVDSINQGIHEINMEQFANNLESLMSNAAQTAKNLQNLSKSLSDPEVIITIQKTLDSARVTFENAQKITSDVEELTGDPIFRNNIRKLIDGLGNLVTDTESLEQQVYAAQIIESVTNAVEYKLLSKKD, from the coding sequence ATGCGAACCCTACAAGAAGGCTCAGTAGGCTTGTTTGTTATTTTCGGTTTAACCATTTTTGGAGGATTGGTTCTTTGGTTACGAGGTGGTGTTTTAGGCCAAAGGACTTATCAGTTTTTCGCTAATTTTAAAAATGTTAGTGGTCTACAAGTTGGTGCGCCTATAAGGTATAGAGGTGTAACTGTTGGAAAGATTCTAGGTCTTCAACCTAACAGCAATGGAGTAAGAGTTATTCTAGAAATTTCTTCTAATCAGTTAAGAATTCCAAAAGACTCTAACGTTCAAATTAACCGTTATGGGCTAATTGGTGAAGCTTCAGTTGATATTACTCCATCCCATAATTTATCCGAACAAGAATTAAATATTGATCCCATTAGTGAAAAATGTATGAAAGAAAGACAAATACTTTGTAACAATGATGAGGTAGTAGGTAAGACTGGATCTCAACTAGTTGAAGCATTAACACGCTTAAGTAATGCTTATAGTGATCCTAAATTTATTGGCGATGTTAATTCAGCAGTAAGAAATGTTTCTAAAGCAGGGGACAGAATTGCTATTCTTAGCCAAGAGGTCACAAAATTATCAGAAGTTGCTCGTGGCCAAATCGATGGTGTAGGAGATGCTATTCGTAATGCAGACCAAGCAGCGCAAGATGCTTCCAAACTAATAAGAAATGTTGACTCTGTTATAGTAGAAAATCGTACTAATGTTGATCGAACAATTCAGGGAGCTGCTAATTTAACTAACAATTTAAATAATTTAGTAGAAGAAAATAGAGAAAGTATAGTTAATACGTTAAATAGTATTGAACAAACTAGTGATCAAATACGTTTATTGGCTATTAATTTTGGGGTAACAGTAGATAGTATTAATCAAGGTATCCATGAAATTAATATGGAACAATTTGCCAATAATCTTGAATCTTTAATGTCTAATGCAGCACAAACAGCAAAAAATTTACAAAATTTATCTAAGTCCTTAAGTGATCCTGAAGTTATAATTACCATTCAAAAAACTTTAGATTCTGCACGTGTTACTTTTGAAAATGCTCAAAAGATTACCTCTGATGTTGAAGAACTAACAGGTGATCCTATTTTCAGAAATAATATTCGTAAACTTATAGACGGTTTGGGTAATTTAGTAACTGATACTGAAAGTTTAGAACAACAAGTTTATGCTGCACAAATAATTGAATCAGTAACTAATGCAGTAGAATATAAATTGCTGTCGAAAAAAGACTAA
- the pds gene encoding 15-cis-phytoene desaturase, which produces MLVAISGAGLAGLSCAKYLVDNGHTPLILERQDVPGGKLAAWKDKDGDWYETGLHIFFGAYPNLLQLFKELDIEDHLQWKKHSMIFNQLENPGTYSRFDFPDLPAPINGMIAILRNNDMLTWEEKIKFGIGLLPAIIKGQDYVEKMDCYSWSEWLAKQNIPPRVEKEVFIAMSKALNFINPDEISATILLTALNRFLQEKNGSKMAFLDGSPTERLCQPLIDYITNRGGEVRLKAPLKEILLTEDNNVKGFLVGGRNGEPDQTITADIYISAMPVDPLKAKLPKEWQQLEEFKKLEGLEGVPVINLHLWFDKKLTHIDHLLFSRSDLLSVYADMSNTCRGYSNSNKSMLELILAPAQKWINKSDQTIIDATMMEIRKLFPQHFEGEEKAKLLKYHIVRTPRSVYKATPNRQGHRPSQRTSIPNFYLAGDYTMQKYLGSMEGAVLSGKLAAQAIVEDHPI; this is translated from the coding sequence ATGTTAGTTGCGATCTCTGGAGCAGGTTTGGCTGGTCTTTCTTGTGCTAAGTATCTTGTAGATAATGGACATACTCCTCTTATTCTAGAACGTCAAGATGTCCCTGGTGGCAAATTAGCTGCTTGGAAAGATAAAGATGGAGACTGGTACGAGACTGGATTACATATTTTTTTTGGTGCTTATCCTAATTTACTTCAGTTGTTCAAAGAACTTGACATTGAAGATCATTTACAGTGGAAAAAGCATTCTATGATTTTCAATCAATTAGAGAATCCTGGCACTTATTCACGTTTTGATTTTCCCGACCTTCCTGCACCCATCAACGGAATGATAGCTATTTTAAGAAATAACGATATGTTGACGTGGGAAGAGAAGATTAAATTTGGAATTGGTCTACTACCTGCCATCATAAAAGGGCAAGATTATGTTGAAAAAATGGATTGTTACTCTTGGTCTGAATGGCTTGCGAAGCAAAATATTCCACCTAGAGTAGAAAAGGAAGTTTTTATCGCTATGTCTAAAGCTTTAAACTTTATAAATCCAGATGAAATTTCCGCTACCATTCTTTTAACAGCTTTAAATAGATTCTTACAAGAAAAAAATGGATCAAAAATGGCTTTTTTAGACGGTTCTCCTACGGAAAGACTATGCCAACCTTTAATAGATTACATTACGAATAGAGGGGGAGAAGTTAGGTTAAAGGCTCCCTTGAAAGAAATTTTACTAACAGAAGATAATAATGTTAAAGGATTTTTAGTTGGAGGTCGTAATGGTGAACCAGACCAAACTATCACAGCAGATATATATATTTCTGCAATGCCAGTTGATCCATTAAAAGCTAAACTACCAAAAGAATGGCAGCAATTAGAAGAATTTAAAAAATTAGAAGGATTGGAAGGAGTTCCTGTTATTAATTTACACCTTTGGTTTGATAAGAAACTTACTCATATTGATCACTTACTATTTTCTCGTTCTGATTTATTGAGCGTTTATGCTGATATGAGTAATACTTGTAGAGGATATTCTAATTCTAATAAATCTATGCTAGAACTAATCTTAGCTCCTGCACAAAAATGGATTAACAAGAGTGATCAAACAATTATTGATGCTACTATGATGGAAATTAGAAAACTTTTTCCTCAACACTTTGAAGGAGAAGAAAAAGCTAAACTTTTAAAATACCATATAGTTAGAACCCCTCGTTCTGTTTATAAAGCAACACCTAATAGGCAAGGTCATCGTCCTTCCCAAAGAACTTCTATTCCTAATTTTTATTTAGCTGGAGACTATACTATGCAAAAATATTTAGGAAGTATGGAAGGCGCAGTGTTATCTGGAAAATTAGCTGCTCAAGCAATAGTTGAAGATCATCCGATTTAA
- a CDS encoding type II toxin-antitoxin system HicB family antitoxin, whose protein sequence is MRYAVVIEKGKYYYGAYVPDLPECSAVGKTVEETRELIYNSISNHLGGLEKEGNSFPSPKTICEYVEVN, encoded by the coding sequence ATGCGATATGCTGTAGTTATTGAAAAGGGCAAATATTATTATGGAGCTTATGTTCCTGACTTACCGGAATGTTCTGCGGTTGGAAAAACTGTAGAGGAGACAAGAGAACTCATATATAACTCGATTTCTAATCATTTAGGCGGATTAGAAAAAGAAGGTAATTCTTTTCCTAGTCCTAAAACAATATGTGAATATGTAGAAGTTAATTAA